A single region of the Stenotrophomonas sp. Marseille-Q4652 genome encodes:
- a CDS encoding group III truncated hemoglobin codes for MDTTLPQPGPDLCSEEEVTALVHGFYARVREDDMLGPVFAARVHDWDAHMAHLVDFWSALLRGTRRFNGSPMGKHMAIDELSQALFERWLELFRQAAASLGNPGMEKVANEAAARIADNFWRRFQMSRWPTLPLHGRGS; via the coding sequence TTGGACACCACGCTCCCGCAACCCGGCCCCGACCTCTGCAGCGAGGAGGAAGTCACCGCCCTGGTGCACGGCTTCTATGCGCGGGTGCGGGAGGACGACATGCTTGGGCCGGTGTTTGCCGCCCGCGTGCACGACTGGGATGCGCACATGGCCCACCTGGTGGATTTCTGGTCGGCCCTGCTGCGAGGCACGCGCCGGTTCAATGGCTCGCCCATGGGCAAGCACATGGCAATAGACGAGCTCAGCCAGGCCCTGTTCGAGCGCTGGCTGGAGCTGTTCCGGCAGGCCGCTGCCAGCCTGGGCAACCCCGGCATGGAGAAGGTCGCCAACGAAGCCGCCGCGCGGATTGCCGACAACTTCTGGCGGCGGTTCCAGATGTCGCGCTGGCCGACACTGCCGCTGCACGGGCGCGGTTCCTGA
- a CDS encoding 4Fe-4S dicluster domain-containing protein: protein MSSLRNLPLQLVLVEESASGQNLPTPPAQGSNQRWQRRLAGALLLLFYGLPWLDWNGRQAVLLDLPARRFDFFGLTLLPGDFGWLVWAAVVAIAGLCLLTASAGRVWCGFGCPQTIMSGIYRAIERRTAPGTPPQLVARHIIWAAIAIWTGVTFVGFFSPIRALLAHTWPLSWSSWEIFWASFYALATWGNAGFLRGQVCTYLCPYARMERLLCDHVTPRVGYDPRRGEPRGPHQPGLPSVLERARGLLDPTTARDYAFRATHAELAGPMPRFSPEHLGDCVDCRQCVQACPQGLDIRAGRDAHCTDCGACIDACNTRMARLQFPTGLIRRVGSSDVARMRRMRPRIAIPTAALILLLLGGALALLF from the coding sequence ATGAGCTCGCTGCGCAACCTGCCCCTGCAACTGGTCCTGGTGGAGGAATCGGCCAGCGGGCAGAACCTGCCCACGCCGCCGGCCCAGGGGAGCAACCAGCGCTGGCAGCGGCGCCTGGCCGGTGCCCTGCTGCTGTTGTTCTACGGCCTGCCTTGGCTGGACTGGAATGGTCGCCAGGCCGTGCTGCTGGACCTTCCCGCCCGCCGCTTCGACTTCTTCGGCCTCACCCTGCTGCCGGGTGATTTCGGCTGGCTGGTGTGGGCCGCAGTGGTGGCAATCGCGGGCCTGTGCCTGCTCACCGCCAGCGCCGGACGCGTGTGGTGCGGGTTTGGCTGCCCGCAGACGATCATGAGCGGCATCTACCGCGCGATCGAACGCCGCACCGCCCCGGGTACTCCGCCGCAACTCGTTGCCCGGCACATCATCTGGGCCGCGATCGCGATCTGGACCGGCGTCACCTTCGTCGGCTTCTTCTCGCCGATCCGCGCCCTGCTCGCCCATACCTGGCCGCTGTCATGGAGCTCCTGGGAGATCTTCTGGGCCAGCTTCTATGCACTGGCAACCTGGGGCAACGCGGGGTTCCTGCGCGGCCAGGTCTGTACCTACCTGTGCCCCTACGCGCGGATGGAGCGCCTGCTGTGCGACCACGTCACGCCACGTGTCGGCTACGACCCGCGCCGCGGCGAACCACGCGGTCCGCACCAGCCAGGCCTGCCCAGCGTCCTGGAGCGTGCCCGCGGCCTGCTCGACCCCACCACGGCACGCGACTACGCCTTCCGTGCCACCCACGCCGAACTGGCCGGCCCGATGCCGCGCTTCAGTCCCGAGCACCTGGGCGACTGCGTCGATTGCCGGCAATGCGTGCAGGCCTGTCCGCAGGGCCTGGACATCCGCGCCGGCCGCGATGCGCACTGTACCGACTGTGGCGCCTGCATCGATGCGTGCAATACGCGCATGGCGCGCCTGCAATTCCCGACCGGGCTGATCCGCCGCGTTGGCAGCAGCGACGTGGCGCGCATGCGAAGGATGCGGCCGCGCATCGCCATTCCAACGGCGGCGCTGATCCTGTTGCTGCTGGGCGGGGCACTGGCCCTGCTGTTCTGA
- the pgsA gene encoding CDP-diacylglycerol--glycerol-3-phosphate 3-phosphatidyltransferase, whose amino-acid sequence MKLTVPTWLTLLRIVMIPVLVLVFYLPYKWTNFACAAIFGLAAITDWLDGWIARRYELHSAFGAFLDPVADKLMVAVALFLIVQGHPTPWMAFWAAVIVGREIAVSALREWMAEIGQRAKVRVAMIGKIKTTAQMVALLCLLYSVTPGMTATREIWMGEPIFHIGDWTLAIAAVLTLWSGIQYLHAAWPSLREDEKAAREQSKKK is encoded by the coding sequence ATGAAATTGACCGTCCCCACCTGGCTGACCCTGCTGCGGATCGTGATGATTCCGGTGCTGGTGCTGGTGTTCTATCTTCCCTACAAGTGGACGAACTTCGCCTGCGCCGCGATCTTCGGCCTGGCGGCCATCACCGACTGGCTGGACGGCTGGATTGCGCGTCGCTACGAACTGCATTCGGCCTTCGGCGCGTTCCTGGACCCGGTGGCCGACAAGCTGATGGTGGCCGTTGCGCTGTTCCTGATCGTGCAGGGTCACCCGACGCCGTGGATGGCGTTCTGGGCGGCGGTCATCGTCGGTCGCGAGATCGCGGTATCGGCGCTGCGCGAGTGGATGGCCGAGATCGGGCAGCGCGCCAAGGTGCGTGTTGCGATGATCGGCAAGATCAAGACCACCGCGCAGATGGTGGCGCTGCTGTGCCTGCTGTACTCGGTCACGCCAGGCATGACCGCCACGCGCGAGATCTGGATGGGCGAGCCGATTTTCCATATCGGCGACTGGACGCTGGCTATCGCCGCGGTGCTCACGTTGTGGTCCGGAATCCAGTACCTGCACGCCGCATGGCCAAGCCTGCGCGAGGATGAAAAGGCCGCGCGCGAACAGAGCAAAAAAAAGTAA
- the uvrC gene encoding excinuclease ABC subunit UvrC: protein MSSEAAPAFDGKAFAANLSTAPGVYRMYAADDTLLYVGKAGALRKRVGSYFNGSPKSTRIMMMLSQVARMDVTVTRTEAEALLLENQLIKSLSPRYNVSLRDDKTYPHVLLTRDEWPRIGLHRGPRSVPGRYFGPYPGVTAVRETLNLMHKLFKLRSCEDSVFRNRSRPCLQYQIGRCSAPCVGLVPAEEYAEAVRRASMFLEGKSDQLGEELVQSMQRASEELEFERAARLRDLIASLRSMQNRQYVDGRAADLDVLACAVQGGSACVLLLAFRDGRNLGTRAFFPRTNGEDSADEVLAAFVSQYYAEQTPPREILLDREIPDADLIEAALCTAAERKVQLKWNVRGERAGYVELASRNAQITLVTEVGSRSAQHARSEALREMLGLAEQVKRVECFDISHTMGEATVASCVVFDAAGPVRSQYRRYNISGIEPGDDYAAMRQAIERRFRRAVEEEGVLPDVLLIDGGAGQLAQAQAALADLGVENVMLVGVAKGAERRAGHEALLLPDGRELRPGAASPALQFIQQVRDEAHRFAITGHRGRRQKARMTSKLEDIPGIGPRRRASLLKHFGGLAGLKAAGQGEIARVEGINDALAARIYANLHGLSVPDAAAE, encoded by the coding sequence ATGAGCAGTGAGGCAGCCCCGGCGTTTGATGGCAAGGCGTTTGCAGCCAACCTGAGTACCGCCCCGGGGGTTTACCGGATGTACGCCGCCGACGACACCCTGCTGTACGTCGGCAAGGCCGGCGCGCTGCGCAAGCGCGTCGGCAGTTACTTCAACGGGTCGCCCAAGAGCACCCGGATCATGATGATGCTCTCGCAGGTGGCGCGCATGGACGTGACCGTCACCCGCACCGAGGCCGAGGCGCTGCTGCTGGAAAACCAGCTGATCAAGTCGCTTTCGCCGCGGTACAACGTCTCCCTGCGCGACGACAAGACTTATCCGCATGTGCTGCTGACCCGCGACGAATGGCCGCGGATCGGCCTGCATCGCGGCCCGCGTTCGGTGCCGGGTCGCTACTTCGGGCCGTATCCGGGCGTGACCGCGGTGCGCGAGACGCTCAACCTGATGCACAAGCTGTTCAAGCTGCGCAGTTGCGAGGACAGCGTGTTCCGCAACCGCTCGCGGCCATGCCTGCAGTACCAGATCGGCCGCTGCAGCGCGCCCTGCGTAGGGCTGGTGCCGGCCGAGGAATATGCCGAGGCGGTGCGGCGTGCCTCGATGTTCCTGGAGGGCAAGAGCGACCAGCTCGGCGAGGAACTGGTGCAGTCCATGCAGCGCGCCAGCGAGGAGCTGGAGTTCGAACGCGCCGCGCGCCTGCGCGACCTCATCGCCTCGCTGCGCAGCATGCAGAACCGGCAGTACGTGGATGGTCGCGCCGCCGACCTGGACGTGCTGGCCTGCGCGGTGCAGGGCGGCAGTGCCTGCGTGCTGCTGCTGGCCTTCCGCGATGGTCGCAACCTCGGTACCCGCGCGTTCTTCCCTCGCACCAATGGCGAGGACAGCGCGGACGAGGTGCTGGCTGCGTTCGTGTCGCAGTACTACGCCGAGCAGACCCCGCCGCGGGAAATCCTGCTGGACCGCGAGATACCCGACGCCGATCTGATCGAAGCCGCCCTGTGTACCGCTGCCGAACGCAAGGTGCAGCTGAAGTGGAACGTGCGCGGCGAACGCGCCGGCTACGTCGAGCTGGCCAGCCGCAATGCACAGATCACCCTGGTCACCGAAGTGGGCAGCCGCAGCGCGCAGCACGCGCGCAGCGAGGCCCTGCGCGAGATGCTTGGGCTGGCCGAGCAGGTAAAGCGGGTCGAATGTTTCGACATCAGCCACACCATGGGCGAGGCCACGGTGGCATCGTGCGTGGTGTTCGACGCCGCCGGCCCGGTGCGCAGCCAGTACCGGCGCTACAACATCAGCGGCATCGAGCCGGGCGATGACTACGCGGCCATGCGCCAGGCGATCGAGCGCCGCTTCCGTCGCGCGGTGGAGGAGGAGGGGGTGCTGCCCGATGTCCTGCTGATCGACGGCGGGGCAGGGCAGCTGGCCCAGGCCCAGGCCGCGCTGGCCGACCTCGGCGTGGAGAACGTGATGCTGGTGGGCGTGGCCAAGGGCGCGGAGCGCCGCGCCGGGCACGAGGCACTGCTGCTGCCCGATGGTCGCGAGCTGCGTCCGGGCGCCGCTTCACCGGCGCTGCAGTTCATCCAGCAGGTGCGTGACGAGGCCCATCGTTTTGCGATCACCGGCCATCGCGGTCGCCGGCAAAAGGCGCGCATGACCAGCAAGCTGGAAGACATCCCCGGCATCGGACCGCGTCGTCGTGCCAGCCTGCTGAAGCACTTTGGTGGCCTGGCCGGACTCAAGGCCGCCGGACAGGGCGAGATCGCGCGCGTGGAGGGGATAAATGACGCACTGGCCGCCCGCATCTACGCTAACCTTCATGGACTGTCGGTACCCGATGCCGCGGCGGAGTAA